From Musa acuminata AAA Group cultivar baxijiao chromosome BXJ3-8, Cavendish_Baxijiao_AAA, whole genome shotgun sequence, one genomic window encodes:
- the LOC103996377 gene encoding pentatricopeptide repeat-containing protein At4g38150: MRTALSKLLLSNPWRRICYQHKAYILERCVPSNDFSTRNNPRRPMRGDRRRDDRSEDIFLRGLNFGDDDGVNGPQRAHREAFPDRPYDGPSLRGAQQRKKEPPLREEDGSDGAADDLLVDFDLADRTGRVPPGHTRNSVRRDPPREGFGPSPQSQFKDFGGDYFEGSGSPQQKARPPSADGHTVDKSDVVDQTPPTVAKSAAEEAPPEDADEIFKKMKETGLIPNAVAMLDGLCKDGLIQEAMKLFGSMREKGTMPEVVIYTAAVEGFCKAARFDDAKRIFRKMQKNGTAPNAFSYKVLIQGLCKGKKLDDSVEFCMEMLDAGHSPSVTTVVDVVDGFCREKGVEEAADVVKRLRERGFVLDLKAVSEHLDKKGPFSPMVFEAISGKKDL; encoded by the coding sequence ATGCGAACTGCGCTCTCCAAGCTTCTCCTTTCCAATCCGTGGAGGCGGATCTGCTACCAACATAAAGCTTATATATTGGAGAGATGTGTGCCGTCGAACGATTTCAGCACGAGAAACAACCCTAGAAGACCAATGAGAGGCGACAGACGCAGGGACGACCGCTCCGAGGACATCTTCCTTCGCGGCCTTAACTTCGGAGACGACGACGGCGTCAACGGGCCGCAAAGGGCGCACCGGGAAGCCTTTCCAGATCGACCTTACGATGGACCATCGTTGCGCGGTGCCCAGCAAAGGAAAAAGGAGCCGCCTTTGCGAGAGGAGGACGGCAGCGATGGCGCTGCGGATGATCTTTTGGTCGACTTCGACTTGGCCGATAGGACGGGTAGAGTTCCTCCCGGGCATACACGCAACAGTGTGAGGAGAGACCCGCCGAGAGAAGGTTTTGGTCCGTCGCCGCAGTCGCAGTTCAAGGATTTCGGTGGGGACTATTTCGAAGGTTCTGGGTCGCCACAACAAAAAGCGCGGCCACCATCAGCAGATGGACACACGGTAGACAAATCGGATGTAGTGGATCAAACACCTCCGACGGTAGCCAAGTCTGCAGCAGAGGAGGCACCGCCAGAAGATGCCgatgagatcttcaagaagatgAAAGAGACTGGGCTTATACCCAATGCTGTTGCCATGCTTGATGGGCTCTGCAAAGATGGGTTAATTCAAGAAGCCATGAAGCTGTTCGGTTCAATGCGCGAGAAGGGCACGATGCCTGAGGTTGTGATTTACACTGCTGCCGTGGAAGGGTTCTGCAAGGCTGCAAGATTTGACGATGCAAAGAGGATCTTCAGGAAAATGCAGAAGAACGGAACTGCGCCTAATGCATTTAGCTACAAGGTTCTCATTCAGGGCTTGTGCAAAGGGAAGAAATTGGATGATTCGGTTGAGTTCTGCATGGAGATGTTGGATGCTGGGCATTCACCCAGTGTGACGACTGTAGTTGATGTGGTGGATGGTTTCTGCAGAGAGAAAGGGGTGGAGGAAGCTGCAGATGTTGTCAAAAGGTTGCGGGAGAGAGGTTTTGTTCTTGATCTAAAAGCTGTTAGCGAGCATTTGGACAAGAAAGGACCTTTTTCGCCAATGGTTTTCGAAGCCATCTCCGGAAAAAAGGATTTGTGA